In Comamonas sp. lk, the following proteins share a genomic window:
- a CDS encoding HdeD family acid-resistance protein, which translates to MPTVLPSFSTMLHRTWWSLLLRGVAAIAFGVLTWLQPQASAAALLLIFGAYVFVDGLLGVYAALRSRNHSRHWWVLLIWGLIGVAVGVMTVINPAITGLVLTMYIAIWALVTGVLQILVAIRLRKEIQGEWVLILGGLISVLFGGFVLAQPAAGMMAMLWVLAAYAVVFGVLMVILAFKFRKGIGPGL; encoded by the coding sequence ATGCCAACTGTGTTGCCTTCTTTTTCAACCATGTTGCACCGCACCTGGTGGTCCTTGCTGCTGCGCGGCGTGGCGGCCATTGCGTTCGGTGTGCTGACCTGGCTGCAGCCCCAGGCATCGGCTGCGGCCCTGCTGCTGATCTTCGGGGCCTATGTATTTGTGGACGGGCTGCTGGGCGTGTATGCCGCCCTGCGCAGCCGCAACCACAGCCGTCACTGGTGGGTGTTGCTGATCTGGGGGCTGATAGGCGTGGCCGTAGGAGTGATGACCGTGATCAACCCGGCCATCACCGGCCTGGTGCTCACCATGTACATAGCCATCTGGGCTCTGGTGACCGGGGTGTTGCAGATTCTGGTCGCCATCCGTCTGCGCAAGGAGATTCAAGGTGAATGGGTGCTGATCCTCGGCGGCCTGATCTCGGTGCTGTTCGGCGGCTTTGTGCTGGCGCAGCCCGCTGCGGGCATGATGGCCATGCTCTGGGTGCTGGCAGCCTACGCCGTGGTGTTTGGCGTGCTCATGGTGATCCTGGCCTTCAAGTTCCGCAAAGGCATAGGCCCCGGACTCTGA
- the pbpC gene encoding penicillin-binding protein 1C gives MTQATDQIPGNPEIPSGTHFARRQRQLLAAVLLACVAGAAHALPSYEEVRSEHRSSESVLLSREGQVLQRVRTDSTVRRGSWVALDDVSQALRTALVLSEDKRFYEHSGVDWAAVSSAAWGNLWNTRTRGASTITMQLAGLLDGDWRQGAGGRSVVQKVGQAVAAQVLDRRWRKDQVLEAYLNLVPFRGEIVGIDALSESLFGKAPHGLDAREAAIAAALVRAPNASVERVAQRACGVLQVMVPDDVAARDCTAMQLYANSVLQRRQWAPSEGVAPHFARRWLAQPQNKGLQRVPSTLSAPLQRFAVSSLQQHLRELQGRNVEDGAAVVLDNATGEILAWVGSSGALSQASEVDGVTALRQPGSTLKPFLYAQAIGEKRMTAASLIEDSSAHIPTQSGLYIPQNYDRRFKDWVSARTALASSLNVPAVRALVMVTPDAFFEQLQRLGLPLRESGGYYGFSLALGSSEVALLNLTNAYRALGNGGQWQPVSWTLPSKVARKSDALEAAASSKPVQVLDARAAFIVGDILSDNMARAPTFGTDSILATRFWTAVKTGTSKDMRDNWAVGWSQRYTVGVWVGNARGEAMHSVSGTSGAAPVWASIMGFLHQSQPSRAPKPPQGLVQQGIEFGPGQGSSVPLESARSEWFIAGTQQAVFAMDHIAASALSASTSTHSRSASGASRAQGATQNAASAVRISRPANGTILALDPDIPPDSQRVQLVARQAGMASEQDWRDNSLRWRLVSQRVTVPAQNPAKGASAVTPVISEISRELGRGSQLGWLPWPGRHRLELRDASGKLLDSVRLEVRGAGALAAGPEDVKPARRR, from the coding sequence ATGACCCAAGCGACGGACCAGATACCCGGCAATCCAGAAATTCCCAGCGGCACCCACTTCGCTCGCCGGCAGCGCCAGCTGCTGGCTGCCGTGCTGCTGGCCTGTGTGGCCGGTGCCGCCCATGCACTGCCCAGCTATGAGGAAGTCAGGAGCGAACACCGCTCTTCGGAGAGCGTGCTGCTGTCGCGCGAAGGCCAGGTGCTGCAGCGCGTGCGCACCGACAGCACGGTGCGCCGCGGCTCCTGGGTGGCGCTGGACGATGTTTCCCAGGCGCTGCGCACGGCCCTGGTGCTGAGTGAGGACAAGCGCTTTTACGAGCACAGCGGCGTGGACTGGGCAGCGGTGAGTTCGGCTGCCTGGGGCAATCTCTGGAACACCCGAACGCGCGGTGCCAGCACCATCACCATGCAACTGGCCGGTTTGCTCGACGGCGACTGGCGCCAGGGCGCGGGCGGGCGCAGCGTGGTGCAGAAAGTGGGACAGGCCGTGGCCGCCCAGGTGCTGGACCGGCGCTGGCGCAAGGATCAGGTGCTTGAGGCCTATCTGAACCTGGTGCCGTTCCGGGGCGAGATCGTGGGCATCGATGCGCTGTCCGAGAGTTTGTTCGGCAAGGCGCCACATGGGCTGGATGCGCGTGAGGCGGCCATTGCTGCAGCCCTGGTGCGTGCGCCCAATGCCTCGGTGGAACGGGTGGCGCAGCGCGCTTGCGGCGTGTTGCAGGTGATGGTGCCCGATGATGTGGCGGCGCGTGACTGTACTGCCATGCAGCTGTATGCCAACAGCGTGCTGCAGCGCCGCCAGTGGGCGCCCAGCGAAGGCGTGGCACCGCACTTTGCCCGGCGCTGGCTGGCGCAGCCGCAGAACAAGGGCTTGCAGCGCGTGCCTTCCACCCTGAGTGCGCCGCTGCAGCGCTTTGCCGTCAGCAGTCTGCAGCAGCATTTGCGCGAGCTGCAAGGCCGCAATGTGGAAGACGGTGCCGCCGTGGTGCTGGACAACGCCACGGGCGAAATCCTGGCCTGGGTGGGCTCCTCCGGAGCCCTGAGCCAGGCCTCGGAGGTCGATGGCGTCACCGCCTTGCGCCAGCCCGGCTCCACGCTCAAGCCTTTTCTGTATGCCCAGGCGATTGGCGAAAAGCGCATGACGGCGGCTTCGCTGATCGAAGATTCCTCGGCCCATATCCCCACGCAAAGCGGCCTTTACATTCCGCAGAATTACGACCGCCGCTTCAAGGACTGGGTCTCGGCGCGCACGGCACTGGCGTCATCGCTCAACGTGCCTGCCGTGCGAGCCCTGGTCATGGTCACGCCCGATGCGTTTTTCGAGCAGCTCCAGCGCCTGGGCCTGCCGCTGCGCGAAAGCGGCGGTTACTACGGCTTCAGCCTGGCCCTGGGCAGCTCCGAAGTGGCGCTGCTCAATCTGACCAATGCCTACCGCGCCCTGGGCAACGGCGGGCAGTGGCAGCCGGTGAGCTGGACCTTGCCTAGCAAGGTGGCGCGCAAGAGCGATGCACTGGAGGCAGCTGCAAGCAGCAAGCCGGTACAGGTGCTGGATGCACGCGCCGCCTTTATCGTGGGCGATATTCTTTCGGACAATATGGCGCGCGCGCCGACCTTCGGCACGGACAGCATTCTGGCCACGCGTTTCTGGACCGCCGTCAAGACCGGTACCAGCAAGGACATGCGCGACAACTGGGCCGTGGGCTGGTCTCAGCGCTACACGGTCGGCGTGTGGGTGGGCAATGCGCGTGGCGAGGCCATGCATTCCGTCAGCGGCACCAGCGGGGCGGCGCCGGTATGGGCTTCCATCATGGGTTTTCTGCACCAGTCCCAGCCCAGTCGAGCGCCCAAGCCTCCCCAGGGACTGGTGCAACAAGGCATAGAGTTCGGCCCCGGCCAGGGCAGCTCGGTGCCGCTGGAGAGCGCCCGCAGCGAGTGGTTTATTGCTGGAACGCAGCAGGCGGTTTTTGCTATGGATCACATAGCCGCTTCCGCTTTATCTGCAAGCACTTCAACGCATAGCCGATCTGCAAGTGGTGCAAGCAGGGCGCAAGGTGCTACACAAAATGCTGCATCCGCCGTGCGAATCTCCCGGCCTGCCAATGGCACGATTTTGGCGTTGGACCCGGACATCCCACCCGACAGCCAGCGCGTGCAGTTGGTGGCCCGTCAGGCCGGCATGGCGTCCGAACAGGATTGGCGCGACAACAGCCTGCGCTGGCGCCTGGTCTCGCAGCGCGTGACCGTGCCGGCGCAGAACCCGGCCAAAGGCGCGTCAGCCGTCACACCGGTGATCAGCGAGATCTCGCGCGAGCTGGGTCGCGGCAGCCAGCTGGGCTGGTTGCCCTGGCCCGGTCGCCACCGGCTGGAGTTGCGCGATGCTTCGGGCAAGCTGCTGGACAGCGTGCGCCTGGAGGTTCGCGGTGCCGGCGCCCTGGCGGCAGGGCCTGAAGACGTCAAGCCTGCGCGCCGCCGTTGA
- the lldD gene encoding FMN-dependent L-lactate dehydrogenase LldD, translating to MIISSTTDYRAAAQKRLPPFLFQYIDGGAYAEKTLARNVDDLADVALRQRVLKDMSQLDTSIELFGEKLSIPVALSPVGLTGMYARRGEVQAAMAADQKGIPFTLSTVSVCPIEEVAPKLSRPMWFQLYVLKDRGFMKNALERAQAAGVSTLVFTVDMPVPGARYRDAHSGMSGPNAAMRRYLQAVTHPHWAMDVGLMGRPHTLGNISTYLGKNVSLEDYMGYLGANFDPSISWSDLEWIRDFWKGPMVIKGILDPEDAKDAVRFGADGIIVSNHGGRQLDGALSSARALPAIADAVKGQIKILADSGIRNGLDIVRMLALGADCTMIGRAFIYALAAEGGAGVSNLLNLLEKEMRVAMTLTSVKNVSEITGNLLVRGN from the coding sequence ATGATCATCTCCTCCACCACCGACTACCGCGCGGCCGCGCAAAAGCGTTTGCCGCCCTTTCTGTTCCAGTACATCGACGGCGGTGCCTACGCCGAGAAGACACTGGCCCGCAACGTCGATGATCTGGCCGACGTCGCCCTGCGCCAGCGCGTGCTCAAGGACATGAGCCAGCTCGATACCAGCATCGAGCTGTTCGGCGAAAAGCTCTCGATTCCCGTGGCGCTCTCGCCCGTGGGCCTGACCGGCATGTACGCACGCCGCGGCGAGGTGCAGGCCGCCATGGCGGCCGACCAAAAAGGCATTCCCTTCACCCTGTCCACCGTCTCGGTCTGCCCCATCGAGGAAGTCGCACCCAAGCTCAGCCGCCCGATGTGGTTCCAGCTCTATGTGCTCAAGGACCGGGGCTTCATGAAGAATGCGCTGGAGCGCGCCCAGGCCGCCGGTGTCTCCACCCTGGTGTTCACCGTGGACATGCCTGTGCCCGGCGCACGTTACCGCGATGCGCATTCGGGCATGAGCGGCCCCAACGCCGCCATGCGCCGCTATCTTCAGGCCGTGACGCACCCGCACTGGGCCATGGACGTGGGGCTGATGGGCCGTCCGCACACGCTGGGCAATATCTCGACCTACCTGGGCAAGAACGTCAGCCTCGAAGACTATATGGGCTATCTGGGTGCCAACTTCGACCCTTCGATCTCCTGGTCGGATCTGGAGTGGATCCGTGACTTCTGGAAGGGCCCTATGGTCATCAAGGGCATCCTCGATCCCGAGGACGCCAAGGATGCCGTGCGCTTTGGCGCCGACGGCATCATCGTCTCCAACCACGGCGGTCGCCAGCTCGATGGCGCGCTGTCGTCTGCACGTGCGCTGCCGGCCATTGCCGATGCCGTCAAGGGGCAGATCAAGATTCTGGCCGACTCCGGCATTCGCAACGGCCTGGACATCGTGCGCATGCTGGCCCTGGGCGCCGACTGCACCATGATTGGCCGCGCCTTCATCTATGCCCTGGCGGCCGAAGGCGGCGCGGGCGTGAGCAATTTGCTGAACTTGCTGGAAAAGGAAATGCGCGTGGCCATGACGCTGACCAGCGTCAAGAATGTCTCGGAGATCACGGGCAATCTGCTGGTGCGCGGGAACTGA
- the lldR gene encoding transcriptional regulator LldR, with translation MPAPRLSDRVAQQLQELIQSTHLQSGDKLPTERALAEQLGVSRTALREAIQKLSSRGLLESRVGAGTFVCSRVPLWHQQAVAPLESLLLDDPQYRYDVLEARQALELSTAWYAAQRATAKDKDRIRHCFDDMLLHQQARDAASAARSDAQFHLAIAEASHNAVLVQLMGSLFELVLGTVAQNRRLMFVHDDPSTLEHLTHQHQNLMQAILDGEPEQARSAIGQHLVYVHDKLSESDADAARRKRLDRLSSTAAFLS, from the coding sequence ATGCCCGCCCCACGCCTGTCCGACCGCGTTGCCCAGCAACTGCAGGAGCTGATCCAGAGCACCCATCTCCAAAGCGGCGACAAGCTGCCCACCGAGCGGGCGCTTGCCGAACAGCTGGGCGTGTCGCGCACGGCCTTGCGCGAGGCCATTCAGAAGCTGTCCAGCCGGGGTCTGCTCGAAAGCCGGGTCGGTGCCGGCACCTTTGTCTGCTCGCGCGTGCCGCTGTGGCACCAGCAGGCCGTCGCGCCGCTGGAGTCGCTGCTGCTCGACGATCCGCAGTACCGCTATGACGTGCTCGAAGCACGCCAGGCGCTGGAGCTCAGCACCGCCTGGTATGCGGCCCAGCGCGCCACCGCCAAGGACAAGGATCGCATTCGCCACTGCTTTGACGACATGCTGCTCCACCAGCAGGCACGCGATGCGGCAAGCGCGGCCCGCTCGGATGCCCAGTTCCATCTGGCCATCGCCGAAGCCTCGCACAACGCCGTGCTGGTCCAGCTGATGGGCAGTCTTTTCGAGCTGGTGCTGGGCACCGTGGCCCAGAACCGGCGCCTGATGTTCGTTCACGACGATCCCTCGACGCTGGAGCATCTGACGCACCAGCACCAGAACCTCATGCAGGCCATCCTCGACGGCGAGCCTGAGCAGGCCAGAAGCGCCATAGGCCAGCACCTGGTCTATGTGCACGACAAGCTTTCCGAGTCCGATGCGGACGCCGCCCGGCGCAAGCGGTTGGACAGACTTTCATCCACCGCTGCCTTTCTCTCATGA
- the lldP gene encoding L-lactate permease, which produces MQEIWSQNYDPAGNVWVSALVALIPILFFFLALTKLRLKGYVAGTITVILSLAVALLFYRMPVANALAAGVYGFFYGLWPIAWIIVAAVFLYKVSVKTGQFDIIRSSILSVTEDQRLQLILVGFCFGAFLEGAAGFGAPVAITAALLVGLGFKPLYAAGLCLIGNTAPVAFGAMGIPVIVAGQVSGIDPMTISQMAGRQLPFMTIIVLFWLMAIMDGWRGVKETWPAVLVGGGSFALTQFLTANYIGPELPDITSAIVALVTLTTFLKFWQPKRIFRFETEPGSVKTHSAAPIKLTAGVVFKAWSPFIILTAMVTIWSLKPFKALFAAGGALSSTVFNIPVPMLHNLVQKMAPVVAAPTPYGAVYSFNWLSATGTAIVIAAVLAILYLRLKPAVALKTLGETFKELALPIYSIGMVLAFAFIANYSGLSTTLAMALAHTGKAFAFFSPFLGWIGVFLTGSDTSANALFGALQATTAAQLGLPEVLAVTANTTGGVTGKMISPQSIAIACAAVGLAGKESDLFRFTVKHSLAFLVLIGIICTLQAYVFPWMIPTT; this is translated from the coding sequence ATGCAAGAAATCTGGTCGCAGAATTACGACCCCGCAGGCAATGTGTGGGTGTCGGCGCTGGTGGCGCTCATACCCATACTGTTTTTCTTCCTCGCCTTGACCAAGCTGCGACTCAAGGGCTATGTGGCGGGCACCATCACGGTGATCCTGTCGCTGGCCGTGGCGCTGCTCTTTTATCGCATGCCGGTCGCCAACGCCCTGGCCGCGGGCGTCTATGGGTTCTTTTATGGCCTGTGGCCCATCGCCTGGATCATTGTTGCGGCGGTGTTTCTCTACAAGGTTTCGGTCAAGACCGGGCAGTTCGACATCATCCGTTCGTCGATTCTGTCGGTCACGGAGGATCAGCGTCTGCAGCTGATCCTGGTGGGCTTTTGCTTTGGTGCCTTTCTCGAAGGTGCCGCCGGCTTTGGCGCTCCCGTGGCCATCACGGCAGCACTGCTGGTGGGCCTGGGCTTCAAGCCCCTGTATGCAGCCGGCCTGTGCCTGATCGGCAATACCGCACCCGTGGCTTTTGGCGCCATGGGCATTCCCGTCATCGTGGCCGGTCAGGTCTCGGGCATCGACCCCATGACCATCAGCCAGATGGCGGGTCGCCAGCTGCCGTTCATGACCATCATCGTGCTGTTCTGGCTCATGGCCATCATGGACGGCTGGCGCGGCGTCAAGGAAACCTGGCCTGCGGTGCTGGTCGGTGGCGGCAGCTTTGCGCTGACCCAGTTCCTGACCGCCAACTACATTGGCCCCGAACTGCCCGACATCACCTCGGCCATCGTCGCCCTGGTGACGCTGACGACCTTCCTCAAGTTCTGGCAACCCAAGCGCATCTTCCGCTTCGAAACCGAGCCCGGCAGCGTGAAAACCCATTCCGCTGCCCCCATCAAGCTGACGGCCGGTGTGGTGTTCAAGGCCTGGTCGCCCTTCATCATCCTGACGGCGATGGTGACGATCTGGAGCCTCAAGCCCTTCAAGGCGCTGTTCGCCGCAGGTGGTGCACTGTCCAGCACGGTCTTCAACATTCCCGTGCCCATGCTGCACAACCTGGTGCAGAAGATGGCTCCCGTGGTCGCTGCGCCCACGCCCTATGGTGCGGTGTATTCCTTCAACTGGCTGTCGGCCACCGGCACGGCCATTGTGATTGCAGCGGTTCTGGCCATTCTCTATCTGCGCCTCAAGCCTGCGGTAGCGCTCAAGACGCTGGGCGAGACCTTCAAGGAACTGGCCCTGCCCATCTACTCCATCGGCATGGTGCTGGCCTTTGCCTTTATCGCCAACTACTCCGGCCTGTCCACCACACTGGCCATGGCGCTGGCCCATACAGGCAAGGCTTTTGCCTTCTTCTCGCCCTTCCTGGGCTGGATCGGCGTGTTTCTGACGGGTTCGGACACCTCGGCCAATGCCCTCTTCGGCGCCCTGCAGGCCACAACCGCCGCACAACTGGGCCTGCCCGAAGTGCTGGCCGTGACCGCCAACACCACGGGCGGCGTGACGGGCAAGATGATTTCGCCTCAGTCCATCGCCATCGCCTGCGCCGCCGTGGGCCTGGCGGGCAAGGAGTCGGATCTGTTCCGCTTCACCGTCAAGCACAGCCTGGCCTTTCTGGTGCTGATCGGCATCATCTGCACGCTGCAGGCCTATGTGTTTCCGTGGATGATTCCCACCACGTAA
- a CDS encoding L-lactate permease, with amino-acid sequence MIWQQVYDPLSNMWLSTLLAAIPVVVMLVGLGFLHMKAHLAAGAGLVAALIIAVFVYNMPADMAGRAALFGGFTGLLPIGWIVLNIIFLHQLTEQNGSFKVLQDSLSGITPDRRIQLLLIAFAFGAFFEGAAGFGTPVAVTAAILIGLGFSPLAASGLSLIANTAPVAFGALGTPVITLAKVHGYDLMEVTAMIGRQLPFFSVLVPFWLIWAFAGRKGMMEIWPAILVTGLSFAIPQYLVSNFIGPELVDIIAAIVSMASLILFLRVWQPKKIWTSASLRGKDVSAAEAKPPQPVVKHSRSALIAAWTPWLILSIFVFIWGLPPVKVWLNSIFAPAFPMTGLHNLIEKMPPVVPQPTKEGAVYTLNLLSATGTGILLSAVISALVMKYNPVAIVRTFFKTIWLVKYSLLTIVLMLALGTLTRYSGTDTTLGLAFANTGMFYPFFGTLMGWLGVALTGSDTASNVLFGGMQKVAAEQLGLSPNLMGAANSSGGVMGKMIDAQSIVVASTATRWFNHEGDILRYVFFHSIALACLMGLFVTMQAYVWPFHLMVN; translated from the coding sequence ATGATTTGGCAACAGGTCTACGACCCCCTATCGAATATGTGGCTGTCCACCTTGCTTGCGGCAATTCCTGTCGTGGTGATGCTGGTCGGCCTGGGCTTTTTGCACATGAAGGCCCACCTGGCTGCCGGCGCGGGCCTGGTGGCCGCGCTGATCATTGCCGTCTTCGTCTACAACATGCCGGCCGACATGGCAGGCCGCGCTGCCTTGTTTGGCGGCTTCACCGGCCTGCTGCCCATTGGCTGGATCGTGCTGAACATCATCTTCCTGCATCAGCTAACCGAGCAAAACGGCAGCTTCAAGGTGTTGCAGGATTCGCTGTCGGGCATCACCCCTGACCGCCGCATCCAGCTGCTGCTGATTGCCTTTGCCTTTGGCGCCTTCTTCGAAGGTGCGGCAGGCTTTGGCACGCCGGTGGCCGTGACGGCCGCCATCCTGATCGGTCTGGGTTTTTCGCCTCTGGCTGCGTCGGGCCTGTCGCTGATTGCCAATACCGCACCCGTGGCCTTTGGCGCCCTGGGCACGCCGGTGATCACCCTGGCCAAGGTCCACGGTTACGACCTGATGGAAGTGACGGCCATGATTGGCCGCCAGCTGCCCTTCTTCTCGGTGCTGGTGCCGTTCTGGCTGATCTGGGCTTTCGCCGGCCGCAAGGGCATGATGGAAATCTGGCCCGCCATTCTGGTGACCGGCCTGTCGTTTGCGATTCCCCAGTATCTGGTGTCCAACTTCATCGGCCCCGAGCTGGTGGACATCATTGCAGCCATTGTTTCCATGGCCAGCCTGATTCTGTTTTTGCGTGTCTGGCAGCCCAAGAAGATCTGGACCTCGGCCTCGCTGCGCGGCAAGGACGTCAGCGCCGCCGAAGCCAAGCCGCCACAACCCGTGGTCAAACACAGCCGCTCGGCCCTGATCGCAGCCTGGACGCCCTGGCTGATTCTCTCGATCTTTGTCTTCATCTGGGGCCTGCCTCCGGTCAAGGTCTGGCTCAACAGCATCTTCGCCCCGGCCTTCCCCATGACAGGCCTGCACAATCTGATCGAGAAAATGCCGCCCGTCGTGCCTCAGCCCACCAAGGAAGGCGCGGTCTATACGCTGAACCTGCTGTCTGCCACCGGCACCGGCATTTTGCTCTCGGCCGTGATCAGTGCGCTGGTGATGAAGTACAACCCCGTCGCCATTGTTCGCACCTTCTTCAAGACCATCTGGCTGGTGAAGTATTCGCTGCTGACCATCGTGCTGATGCTGGCCCTGGGCACGCTGACCCGCTACTCGGGCACCGACACCACCCTGGGCCTGGCCTTTGCCAACACCGGCATGTTCTACCCCTTCTTCGGCACCTTGATGGGCTGGCTGGGCGTAGCGCTGACGGGGTCCGACACGGCTTCGAACGTGCTGTTTGGCGGCATGCAGAAAGTGGCGGCCGAGCAGCTGGGTCTGTCGCCCAACCTCATGGGCGCGGCCAACAGCTCGGGCGGCGTGATGGGCAAGATGATCGATGCCCAGTCCATCGTCGTGGCCTCCACCGCCACCCGCTGGTTCAATCATGAAGGCGACATCCTGCGCTATGTGTTCTTCCACTCGATTGCGCTGGCCTGCCTGATGGGTCTGTTTGTGACCATGCAGGCCTATGTCTGGCCCTTCCACCTGATGGTGAACTAA
- a CDS encoding alpha-hydroxy acid oxidase yields the protein MAADLSKVTCIEDLRVVAQRRVPRMFYDYADSGSYTQGTYRSNEDDFQKILLRQRVAVNMEGRSTRSTMIGQDVAMPVAIAPTGLTGMQHADGEILGAKAAKVFGIPFTLSTMSICSLEDIAQHTDRHPFWFQLYVMRDKAFMERLINRAKQANCSALVVTLDLQILGQRHKDIKNGLSTPPKPTLKNLINLATKPRWCLGMLGTKRRSFGNIVGHVDGVGDVSSLSSWTADQFDPRLNWNDVEWIKKLWGGKIILKGVMDAEDARLAAQSGADALIVSNHGGRQLDGAPSSIAALPSIAQVAGKDIEVWMDGGIRSGQDVLKARALGAQGTMIGRSFLYGLGAYGQEGVSKALQIIHKELDTTMAFCGHTNINQVGTEILLPGTYPKPFAEI from the coding sequence GTGGCAGCTGATCTTTCCAAAGTCACCTGTATCGAGGATTTGCGTGTGGTGGCCCAGCGCCGCGTGCCGCGCATGTTCTACGACTATGCGGATTCGGGTTCCTATACCCAGGGCACCTATCGTTCCAACGAAGATGATTTCCAGAAAATTCTGCTGCGCCAGCGCGTGGCCGTGAATATGGAGGGGCGCAGCACGCGCAGCACCATGATCGGCCAGGACGTGGCCATGCCGGTGGCCATTGCGCCCACGGGTCTGACCGGCATGCAGCATGCCGATGGGGAAATCCTGGGGGCCAAGGCGGCCAAGGTCTTTGGCATTCCGTTCACCTTGTCGACCATGAGCATCTGCTCGCTGGAAGATATTGCCCAGCACACCGATCGCCATCCGTTCTGGTTTCAGCTGTATGTGATGCGCGACAAGGCTTTCATGGAGCGCCTGATCAACCGGGCCAAGCAAGCCAATTGCTCGGCACTGGTGGTGACGCTGGATTTGCAGATTCTGGGCCAGCGCCACAAGGACATCAAGAACGGTCTGTCCACTCCGCCCAAGCCCACTCTCAAAAATCTCATCAATCTGGCCACCAAGCCGCGCTGGTGCCTGGGCATGCTGGGTACAAAGCGCCGCAGCTTTGGCAACATCGTGGGTCACGTCGATGGCGTGGGCGATGTGTCTTCGCTCTCTTCGTGGACGGCAGACCAGTTCGATCCCCGTCTGAACTGGAACGATGTGGAATGGATCAAGAAACTCTGGGGCGGAAAGATCATTCTGAAGGGCGTCATGGATGCCGAAGATGCACGCCTGGCCGCGCAAAGCGGCGCCGATGCGCTGATCGTGAGCAACCACGGAGGCCGCCAGCTCGATGGCGCACCGTCATCGATTGCCGCGCTGCCGTCGATTGCCCAGGTGGCAGGCAAAGATATCGAGGTCTGGATGGACGGCGGCATCCGCAGCGGCCAGGACGTGCTCAAGGCCCGTGCCCTGGGCGCGCAAGGCACCATGATTGGCCGCAGCTTTCTCTACGGTCTGGGCGCATACGGCCAGGAGGGCGTGAGCAAGGCGCTGCAGATCATCCACAAGGAGTTGGACACCACCATGGCTTTTTGCGGCCACACCAATATCAACCAGGTGGGCACCGAAATCCTGTTGCCCGGCACCTACCCCAAACCGTTTGCAGAGATCTGA
- a CDS encoding tetratricopeptide repeat protein, giving the protein MKKQRKHSLSHLFCAAALLLSSTLTMAQPADLLQKAQAGDSQAQFKLAAVYLTGRGGPKNYDEAAKWFKLSAEQGHAESQANIGLMYGRGRGVPQSDEEAVKWYRLSAEQGDVDGLFNLAVMYDDGRGVAQNQEEAVRLYRLAVAQNHVSSQSNLGYMYDHGRGVAQDSKEAFKWYLIAAEQGDANSQFNVGSMYALGRGVPQSWLKAYFWALLSAKDGEMDSAKQQEIIAKKLRPAQRAKVQLQVQEWKPRASQP; this is encoded by the coding sequence ATGAAAAAACAACGCAAGCACTCACTCTCTCACCTCTTTTGCGCCGCCGCCCTGCTGCTCTCCAGCACGCTGACCATGGCGCAACCCGCAGACCTGCTGCAAAAAGCCCAGGCCGGTGATTCCCAGGCACAGTTCAAGCTCGCCGCCGTCTATCTCACGGGCCGTGGCGGGCCCAAAAACTATGATGAAGCCGCCAAATGGTTCAAGCTGTCTGCAGAGCAAGGCCATGCGGAAAGCCAGGCCAACATCGGCCTGATGTACGGCCGAGGACGCGGTGTGCCGCAAAGCGATGAAGAGGCCGTCAAGTGGTATCGCCTGTCCGCAGAGCAAGGCGATGTCGATGGCCTGTTCAATCTGGCGGTGATGTATGACGACGGCCGTGGTGTGGCGCAAAACCAGGAAGAAGCCGTCAGGCTGTACCGCCTGGCGGTGGCGCAGAACCATGTCTCCAGTCAGAGCAATCTTGGCTATATGTACGACCACGGTCGCGGTGTGGCTCAGGACAGCAAGGAGGCCTTCAAGTGGTACCTGATTGCGGCCGAACAAGGCGATGCCAACAGCCAGTTCAACGTCGGCTCCATGTATGCCTTGGGCCGTGGCGTGCCGCAAAGCTGGCTCAAAGCCTATTTCTGGGCCTTGCTGTCGGCCAAGGATGGCGAGATGGATTCGGCCAAACAGCAGGAAATCATCGCCAAGAAACTAAGGCCTGCACAACGCGCCAAGGTACAGCTGCAAGTGCAGGAATGGAAACCCCGCGCCAGCCAGCCCTGA